From Rissa tridactyla isolate bRisTri1 chromosome 7, bRisTri1.patW.cur.20221130, whole genome shotgun sequence, a single genomic window includes:
- the LOC128912921 gene encoding caspase-1-like isoform X2, protein MADNLLLKARTAFVERVSKPVISGLLDDLLDQRVLRLEEVDEVQDRYTVRADKARCLIDSVRLKGTRASQIFIDSLRKRDGTLAQQLGLATESGSPGEQLASPEPPTGIQGQQQRIQQCSLSKYQCIRDTEGDQIYPIHLPRETRTRRALLICNIEFEHLSRRNGAEVDVEGMTKLLEGLGYVVDIHCNLTSQGMATVMKDFADRKEHCTSDSTFLVFMSHGVRAGLCGTKSRDGTTDILSLDTIYETFNNKSCRALLGKPKVVIIQSCRGGKEGYTFVSDSGDPAMPAPSSADPISAGLEDDAIFKVHLESDFATLHSSTPDTVSWRCPVRGSLFIQHLIEQFQNHACNSDLQEIFRKIQYSFGKFPRQLPSQERTTMLRKFYLFPGH, encoded by the exons ATGGCTG ACAACCTGCTCCTGAAAGCGCGGACAGCCTTTGTGGAGCGTGTGAGCAAGCCGGTGATCTCTGGGCTGCTGGATGACCTGCTGGACCAACGGGTGCTGCGCCTCGAGGAGGTGGACGAGGTGCAGGATAGATACACGGTGCGCGCCGACAAGGCCCGCTGCCTCATCGACAGCGTGCGCCTGAAGGGCACCAGGGCCAGCCAGATCTTCATTGACAGCCTCAGGAAGCGTGATGGCACCTTGGCACAGCAGCTGGGTCTGGCCACTGAGTCAG GGAGCCCCGGTGAGCAGTTGGCCTCCCCTGAACCCCCCACTGGCATCCAGGGCCAGCAACAGCGGATCCAGCAGTGCTCCCTGAGCAAGTACCAGTGCATCAGGGACACAGAGGGAGACCAG ATCTATCCCATCCACCTACCGAGGGAGACGCGAACCCGTAGAGCCCTGCTCATCTGCAACATTGAGTTTGAGCACTTGAGCAGGCGGAATGGGGCGGAAGTGGATGTGGAGGGGATGACAAAGCTGCTTGAAGGGCTGGGCTACGTGGTGGACATCCATTGCAACTTAACTTCCCAG GGGATGGCTACGGTCATGAAGGATTTTGCGGATCGCAAAGAGCACTGCACCTCTGATAGCACCTTCCTGGTTTTCATGTCCCATGGGGTCAGGGCTGGGCTCTGTGGGACCAAGAGCAGAGATGGGACCACAGACATCCTTTCCCTTGACACCATCTACGAGACATTCAACAACAAGAGCTGCCGTGCGCTGCTGGGCAAACCCAAAGTGGTCATTATCCAGTCCTGCCGTGGAG GAAAAGAAGGGTACACGTTTGTGAGTGACTCTGGAGACCCTGCCATGCCCGCTCCCAGCTCGGCTGACCCGATCTCTGCAGGGCTGGAAGATGATGCAATCTTTAAAGTCCACCTGGAGAGTGATTTTGCAACTTTACATTCCTCCACGCCTG atACTGTCTCCTGGAGATGCCCAGTAAGAGGCTCCCTTTTCATCCAGCACCTGATAGAGCAGTTTCAAAACCACGCCTGTAACAGTGATTTACAGGAGATCTTCCGAAAG ATCCAATATTCCTTTGGAAAATTCCCTCGTCAGTTGCCATCACAAGAACGGACTACGATGCTGAGGAAGTTCTACCTCTTCCCAGGCCACTGA
- the LOC128912921 gene encoding caspase-13-like isoform X1: MADNLLLKARTAFVERVSKPVISGLLDDLLDQRVLRLEEVDEVQDRYTVRADKARCLIDSVRLKGTRASQIFIDSLRKRDGTLAQQLGLATESGSPGEQLASPEPPTGIQGQQQRIQQCSLSKYQCIRDTEGDQIYPIHLPRETRTRRALLICNIEFEHLSRRNGAEVDVEGMTKLLEGLGYVVDIHCNLTSQGMATVMKDFADRKEHCTSDSTFLVFMSHGVRAGLCGTKSRDGTTDILSLDTIYETFNNKSCRALLGKPKVVIIQSCRGGKEGYTFVSDSGDPAMPAPSSADPISAGLEDDAIFKVHLESDFATLHSSTPVAGWGKLSSPTGSRMAPGSIGEQRGLKKIFTSLLSSLGCPVFFPCCGLAEPNIMILKKVPQSPAPAPSVNHCCSKGHQ, from the exons ATGGCTG ACAACCTGCTCCTGAAAGCGCGGACAGCCTTTGTGGAGCGTGTGAGCAAGCCGGTGATCTCTGGGCTGCTGGATGACCTGCTGGACCAACGGGTGCTGCGCCTCGAGGAGGTGGACGAGGTGCAGGATAGATACACGGTGCGCGCCGACAAGGCCCGCTGCCTCATCGACAGCGTGCGCCTGAAGGGCACCAGGGCCAGCCAGATCTTCATTGACAGCCTCAGGAAGCGTGATGGCACCTTGGCACAGCAGCTGGGTCTGGCCACTGAGTCAG GGAGCCCCGGTGAGCAGTTGGCCTCCCCTGAACCCCCCACTGGCATCCAGGGCCAGCAACAGCGGATCCAGCAGTGCTCCCTGAGCAAGTACCAGTGCATCAGGGACACAGAGGGAGACCAG ATCTATCCCATCCACCTACCGAGGGAGACGCGAACCCGTAGAGCCCTGCTCATCTGCAACATTGAGTTTGAGCACTTGAGCAGGCGGAATGGGGCGGAAGTGGATGTGGAGGGGATGACAAAGCTGCTTGAAGGGCTGGGCTACGTGGTGGACATCCATTGCAACTTAACTTCCCAG GGGATGGCTACGGTCATGAAGGATTTTGCGGATCGCAAAGAGCACTGCACCTCTGATAGCACCTTCCTGGTTTTCATGTCCCATGGGGTCAGGGCTGGGCTCTGTGGGACCAAGAGCAGAGATGGGACCACAGACATCCTTTCCCTTGACACCATCTACGAGACATTCAACAACAAGAGCTGCCGTGCGCTGCTGGGCAAACCCAAAGTGGTCATTATCCAGTCCTGCCGTGGAG GAAAAGAAGGGTACACGTTTGTGAGTGACTCTGGAGACCCTGCCATGCCCGCTCCCAGCTCGGCTGACCCGATCTCTGCAGGGCTGGAAGATGATGCAATCTTTAAAGTCCACCTGGAGAGTGATTTTGCAACTTTACATTCCTCCACGCCTG TGGCTGGCTGGGGGAAACTGTCTTCTCCTACTGGGTCACGGATGGCTCCTGGGAGCATTGGAGAGCAGAGAGGCTTGAAGAAAATATTCACATCACTTCTGTCTTCCCTGGGATGCCCTGTCTTTTTCCCATGctgcgggctggctgagccaaaTATAATGATCTTGAAGAAGGTGCCCCagtctcctgctccagcacccaGCGTTAATCACTGTTGCAGTAAGGGACACCAGTGA
- the ABHD11 gene encoding protein ABHD11 produces the protein MTYEAMSLDVQHLLTRLGIAKCILLGHSMGGKTAMTLALQRPDLVERLISVDISPVTTAPVSEFSAYISAMKSVKIPDGLSRSAARQLADDQLRPVVQLPQLRQFLLTNLVEVEGRFVWRVNLEAISYHLADIMNFPVFHKPYPGPALFLGGSNSPYISSKDYPEIQRLFPKANVQHIKGAGHIVHQDKFEEFITAVLSFLPPP, from the exons ATGACCTACGAAGCCATGAGCCTGGACGTGCAGCACCTCCTGACCCGCCTGGGCATCGCCAAGTGCATCCTGCTGGGACACAGCATGGGGGGCAAGACGGCCATGACGCTGGCCTTGCAGCGG CCAGACCTGGTGGAGCGCCTCATCTCCGTAGACATTAGTCCCGTTACAACCGCGCCCGTCTCCGAATTCTCTGCCTACATCTCTGCCATGAAGTCGGTGAAGATCCCGGATGGTCTGTCCCGCTCTGCTGCCCGCCAGCTGGCTGACGATCAGCTGCGTCCGGTGGTCCAG CTCCCGCAGCTGAGACAGTTCCTCCTCACCAACCTGGTGGAGGTGGAGGGCCGCTTCGTCTGGCGGGTGAACCTGGAGGCTATTTCCTACCACTTGGCAGATATCATGAACTTCCCTGTCTTCCACAAGCCTTATCCTGGCCCTGCACTCTTCCTGGGAGGATCCAACTCACCCTATATCAG CTCCAAAGACTACCCGGAGATCCAGCGCCTCTTCCCCAAGGCAAACGTCCAGCACATCAAAGGTGCAGGCCACATAGTCCATCAGGATAAATTTGAAGAATTCATCACTGCTGTTCTCAGTTTCCTGCCACCACCATAG
- the CLDN3 gene encoding claudin-3 produces the protein MSMGLEIGGVSLSVLGWLCSIICCALPMWRVTAFIGNNIVTAQIIWEGLWMNCVVQSTGQMQCKVYDSMLALPQDLQAARALLVVAIVLAVLGLMVAIVGAQCTRCVEDESTKAKITIVSGVIFLLSGVMTLIPVSWSANTIIRDFYNPLVLDAQKRELGTSLYVGWAASALLLLGGALLCCSCPPKDDRYPTGKVAYSAPRSAVTSYDKRNYV, from the coding sequence ATGTCGATGGGTTTGGAGATCGGCGGGGTGTCCTTGTCAGTGCTGGGTTGGTTGTGCAGCATCATCTGCTGCGCCTTGCCCATGTGGCGGGTGACGGCCTTCATCGGCAACAACATCGTGACGGCCCAGATCATCTGGGAAGGGCTGTGGATGAACTGCGTGGTGCAGAGCACGGGGCAGATGCAGTGCAAGGTCTACGACTCCATGCTGGCCCTGCCGCAGGACCTGCAAGCCGCCCGCGCCCTGCTGGTGGTGGCTATCGTCTTAGCCGTCCTGGGTCTAATGGTGGCCATCGTGGGCGCCCAGTGCACCCGCTGCGTGGAGGACGAGAGCACCAAAGCCAAGATCACCATCGTCTCCGGCGTCATCTTCCTCCTCTCCGGCGTCATGACCCTCATCCCCGTCTCCTGGTCGGCCAACACCATCATCCGGGATTTCTACAACCCGCTGGTGCTGGACGCGCAGAAGCGGGAGCTGGGCACCTCGCTCTACGTGGGCTGGGCGGCCTCCgcgctcctgctgctggggggggccctgctctgctgctcctgcccccccAAAGACGACAGGTACCCCACCGGCAAGGTGGCCTACTCCGCCCCACGCTCCGCCGTCACCAGCTACGACAAGAGGAACTATGTCTga
- the LOC128912710 gene encoding LOW QUALITY PROTEIN: claudin-4-like (The sequence of the model RefSeq protein was modified relative to this genomic sequence to represent the inferred CDS: deleted 1 base in 1 codon) — protein sequence MLGKDGFWEHSVSRLPVTNPRPPAGRGGPTQCRGSGRAGAVPRLADVKPEITVDHRSLATMASMGMQVLGIALSVIGWLASILCCALPMWRETAFVGNNIVVAQIIWEGLWMNCVVQSTGQMQCKVYDSMLALPQDLQAARAMVVVAIVLAILGTLLAVAGGKCTNCVEDDTAKAKVMILSGVIFIVAGLLILIPVCWSANTIIRDFYNPLVTDSQKRDLGSSLYVGWAASALLLLGGGILCCTCPPRGEKPYSAKFTAARSLPASNYV from the exons ATGTTGGGCAAGGACGGTTTTTGGGAACATTCAGTCTCTAGGCTGCCAGTAACTAATCCGCGGCCGCCGGCAGGGAGAGGCGGCCCGACTCAGTGCCGGGGGAGCGGGAGGGCAGGT GCCGTGCCTCGCTTGGCAGATGTGAAGCCGGAGATCACGGTGGATCACCGCTCACTGGCAA CGATGGCCTCCATGGGGATGCAGGTGCTGGGCATTGCCCTCTCCGTCATCGGCTGGTTGGCCTCCATCCTCTGCTGCGCCTTGCCCATGTGGCGGGAGACGGCCTTCGTCGGCAACAACATCGTGGTGGCCCAGATCATCTGGGAAGGGCTGTGGATGAACTGCGTGGTGCAGAGCACGGGGCAGATGCAGTGCAAGGTCTACGACTCCATGCTGGCCCTGCCGCAGGACCTGCAAGCCGCCCGCgccatggtggtggtggccatTGTCTTAGCCATCCTGGGCACCCTGCTCGCCGTCGCTGGCGGCAAGTGCACCAACTGCGTGGAGGACGACACCGCCAAAGCCAAGGTCATGATCCTTTCCGGAGTCATCTTCATTGTCGCTGGCCTCCTCATCCTCATTCCCGTCTGCTGGTCGGCCAACACCATCATCCGGGACTTCTACAACCCGCTGGTCACTGACTCCCAGAAGCGGGACCTGGGCTCGTCCCTCTACGTGGGCTGGGCGGCCTCCgcgctcctgctgctgggggggggcatCCTCTGCTGCACCTGCCCCCCCCGGGGCGAGAAGCCCTACTCCGCCAAGTTCACGGCCGCTCGCTCGCTGCCTGCCAGCAACTACGTCTAG
- the LOC128912708 gene encoding claudin-4-like — protein MAMMTMQLGGLTLAVLGWLGSILTCALPMWKVTAFIGSNIVVAQVFWEGLWMNCVYESTGQMQCKVYDSLLELTSDLQAARALVITSIFVAFIAFLTAISGADCTRCVDDKNTKTRISIVAGAIFVLASIMLLIPVSWSANTIVSNFYNPMVPEALKRELGAALYIGWASSALQLFGGGILCCSGPPSQQDPYPKKYRAVKSCAPMGYPMRDYV, from the coding sequence ATGGCGATGATGACGATGCAGCTGGGTGGGCTGACGctggccgtgctgggctggctgggCTCCATCCTCACCTGCGCCCTACCCATGTGGAAGGTGACGGCCTTCATCGGCTCCAACATCGTGGTGGCCCAGGTCTTCTGGGAAGGGCTGTGGATGAACTGCGTGTACGAGAGCACGGGGCAGATGCAGTGCAAGGTCTACGACTCCCTGCTGGAGCTCACCTCCGACCTGCAAGCGGCTCGTGCCCTGGTGATCACCTCCATCTTCGTGGCCTTCATTGCCTTCCTCACCGCCATCTCGGGTGCAGACTGCACCCGCTGCGTGGATGACAAGAACACCAAGACCAGGATCTCCATCGTGGCAGGTGCCATCTTCGTCCTGGCCAGCATCATGCTGCTCATCCCAGTGTCCTGGTCCGCCAACACCATTGTCAGCAACTTCTACAACCCCATGGTGCCCGAGGCCCTCaagagggagctgggggctgccctCTACATTGGCTGGGCCTCCAGTGCCCTCCAGCTCTTTGGCGGGGGCATCCTGTGCTGCTCGGGTCCCCCGTCCCAGCAGGACCCCTACCCCAAGAAGTACAGAGCGGTGAAGAGCTGCGCCCCGATGGGCTATCCCATGAGGGACTACGTATGA
- the METTL27 gene encoding methyltransferase-like protein 27 isoform X2 gives MRLPAGVRERVAAVHCGAALPERLRLYDGWADRYEEDVAALEYRAPHLAAASLAFAFPAPPAGARLLDVACGTGLVARELHRRGFRCLHGVDGSEGMLERARSTGLYRQLRRCVVGREPLPAPAEHYDAVTVVGALGEGQVPSTAVTELLRVTKPGGFLCLTTRSNPSNLRYKAELEAALAELERQGAWQKLCSSWPGWERRLEGTPGAARHRLPSLFSEP, from the exons ATGAGGCTGCCGGCGGGGGTGCGGGAGCGGGTGGCGGCGGTGCACTGCGGGGCGGCGCTGCCCGAGCGCCTGCGGCTGTACGATGGCTGGGCCGACCGCTACGAGGAG GATGTGGCGGCGCTGGAGTACCGGGCACCGCACCTGGCCGCCGCTTCGCTCGCCTTCGCCttccccgcgccgcccgccggggCGCGGCTGCTCGACGTGGCCTGTGGCACCGGGCTGGTAGCGCGGGAG cTCCATCGCCGCGGCTTCCGCTGCCTGCACGGCGTGGACGGCAGCGAGGGGATGCTGGAGCGGGCGCGGAGCACCGGGCTGTACCGGCAGCTGCGGCGGTGTGTGGTGGGCCGGGAGCCTCTGCCCGCGCCCGCAG AGCACTACGATGCCGTGACAGTGGTGGGGGCCCTGGGCGAGGGGCAGGTGCCGAGCACGGCCGTCACCGAGCTGCTGCGCGTCACCAAACCGG GAGGTTTCTTGTGCCTGACGACGAGGAGCAACCCCTCCAACCTGCGGTACAAggcggagctggaggcagcgctggcagagctggagcgacagggagcctggcagaag cttTGTAGTTCATGGCCTGGGTGGGAaaggaggctggaagggactcCAGGAGCCGCCCGGCATCGCCTGCCCAGCCTGTTCTCCGAGCCCTGA
- the METTL27 gene encoding methyltransferase-like protein 27 isoform X1, with the protein MRLPAGVRERVAAVHCGAALPERLRLYDGWADRYEEDVAALEYRAPHLAAASLAFAFPAPPAGARLLDVACGTGLVARELHRRGFRCLHGVDGSEGMLERARSTGLYRQLRRCVVGREPLPAPAEHYDAVTVVGALGEGQVPSTAVTELLRVTKPGGFLCLTTRSNPSNLRYKAELEAALAELERQGAWQKVLAQEVERWERATSEEESTQGTGYISGVVYIYQKCPVPPLEEG; encoded by the exons ATGAGGCTGCCGGCGGGGGTGCGGGAGCGGGTGGCGGCGGTGCACTGCGGGGCGGCGCTGCCCGAGCGCCTGCGGCTGTACGATGGCTGGGCCGACCGCTACGAGGAG GATGTGGCGGCGCTGGAGTACCGGGCACCGCACCTGGCCGCCGCTTCGCTCGCCTTCGCCttccccgcgccgcccgccggggCGCGGCTGCTCGACGTGGCCTGTGGCACCGGGCTGGTAGCGCGGGAG cTCCATCGCCGCGGCTTCCGCTGCCTGCACGGCGTGGACGGCAGCGAGGGGATGCTGGAGCGGGCGCGGAGCACCGGGCTGTACCGGCAGCTGCGGCGGTGTGTGGTGGGCCGGGAGCCTCTGCCCGCGCCCGCAG AGCACTACGATGCCGTGACAGTGGTGGGGGCCCTGGGCGAGGGGCAGGTGCCGAGCACGGCCGTCACCGAGCTGCTGCGCGTCACCAAACCGG GAGGTTTCTTGTGCCTGACGACGAGGAGCAACCCCTCCAACCTGCGGTACAAggcggagctggaggcagcgctggcagagctggagcgacagggagcctggcagaaggTGCTGGCCCAGGAGGTGGAGCGCTGGGAGAGGGCCACCTCCGAGGAGGAGAGCACCCAGGGCACCGGCTACATCTCCGGGGTGGTCTACATCTATCAGAAATGTCCCGTGCCCCCCCTCGAGGAAGGCTGA